A section of the Ochotona princeps isolate mOchPri1 chromosome 19, mOchPri1.hap1, whole genome shotgun sequence genome encodes:
- the LOC105941963 gene encoding thymosin beta-15A-like produces the protein MADKPDMGEIASFDKAKLKKTETQEKNTLPTRDHRAGETERDFLRVWEDSPHPSHRFQRPQGVMWKMRHLQDGLEPQAAL, from the coding sequence ATGGCAGACAAACCGGACATGGGAGAGATAGCCAGCTTCGATAAGGCCAAGCTGAAGAAGACGGAGACGCAGGAGAAGAACACCTTGCCGACCAGAGACCATCGAGCAGGAGAAACGGAGCGAGATTTCCTAAGAGTCTGGgaggattccccccacccttcccatcGATTTCAAAGACCCCAAGGCGTGATGTGGAAGATGAGGCACCTGCAAGATGGACTCGAGCCACAAGCTGCACTGTGA